One window of Ziziphus jujuba cultivar Dongzao chromosome 5, ASM3175591v1 genomic DNA carries:
- the LOC107420325 gene encoding deSI-like protein At4g17486: MLCRMVLVHRKKKIGTVPVYLNVYDLTPINGYAYWLGLGVYHSGVQVHGVEYAFGAHDHSTTGIFEVEPKQCPGFTFRKSILIGRTDLGTKEVRAFMEKLAEEYSGNTYHLITKNCNHFCNDVCHRLTGKPIPRWVNRLARLGFFCNCVLPAGLNETKVRQVRSSGGVYEGDKKKLRSHSSRYPSTNPPTHSLSTCPSGSTVKRSRQKRCVPPSSSLIHSSSTSALSLKL; encoded by the exons ATGCTTTGTCGGATGGTGTTGGTTCATAGGAAGAAGAAGATTGGAACGGTGCCGGTTTATCTGAATGTCTACGATCTCACTCCCATCAATGGTTACGCTTATTGGCTCGGCCTTGGGGTCTATCATTCTGGTGTTCAGG TCCACGGTGTTGAATATGCTTTTGGTGCCCATGACCACTCAACAACTGGAATTTTTGAGGTTGAACCAAAGCAGTGTCCTGGTTTCACATTCAGAAAATCGATTCTGATTGGAAGAACAGATCTGGGCACCAAAGAGGTCCGTGCATTCATGGAGAAATTAGCAGAGGAATATTCTGGGAACACTTACCATCTTATCACGAAGAATTGCAATCACTTCTGCAACGATGTGTGTCACAGGTTGACAGGGAAGCCTATCCCTCGTTGGGTCAATCGGCTCGCTCGACTtg GATTCTTCTGCAACTGTGTTCTTCCGGCTGGTTTGAATGAAACTAAGGTTCGGCAAGTAAGATCAAGTGGAGGAGTTTATGAGGGAGATAAGAAGAAATTGAGAAGCCATTCTAGTAGGTATCCATCGACTAACCCTCCAACTCATTCATTGTCAACATGTCCTTCTGGTTCAACAGTCAAACGTAGTAGACAAAAACGTTGTGTACCACCATCATCTTCTTTGATTCATTCTTCTTCAACTTCCGCTTTGTCTTTAAAGCTCTAG